A genomic segment from Torulaspora delbrueckii CBS 1146 chromosome 3, complete genome encodes:
- the TDEL0C06110 gene encoding uncharacterized protein (similar to Saccharomyces cerevisiae YGL140C; ancestral locus Anc_1.90): MATSKKTAKTGRLKRLIKLWKHYFPCDKVLAKRIGKSTVNSTVALIFCLIPKVRDRLGTEPAMLPLISVMVHPGRRVSGTIQGAIYCMTGLVFGLAYAIFGRFLAQRCLGHSWKYLSELEQYAVHYKRFEAGLAILAVFETLMLFFHGWMRSVSHHYFGIVFPLFLVVHFAFMAPLTEDSGVIANSFSTPFYLGIAMSIFWNLVLFPEFGSTFLGDTTIDTFNVIHKAIDASISFFISIDCLDEDNPYGKPPISLSKLLKMKTEISDKVGNCLLVLDECIYEISYSYLSPTQLKPIIDLLKPLNLYINGLINACQLDFILLGRQQNREGDIMDVRTDKEIAYADAKKLIKILKRLKAPVYGLHKSLSESIYITKIILSYAYDVDFSRVNFNDMFPHSDLPKFNSKKEFPNDYDVEGHITGLTEALVEFDLAFREEMINLEIDLLNPDDEMFLLSSFLMNFKESANSVITILNNAKEIYASRKERESKGWLRGKSFWFTFLSNYQSFKIWFKGSRSRANFITENESLKGALNDDNIGGPSEMVVRRPSQEENQILSQTMKPHSGSSEDNELPISTRDSSTSSKKVHKEPSYYLTKLLLSMDKFCRDSKAHFRFGFQVTIALMLASFPMFMPKTRHWYIEYRGTWIGFVCILCLEPSVGGTFWVFFLRAVGVIAGAAWGYLSYVAGVHQTNPYLETIITIFGAVPGFIFYLGTPYVKAAIIQIISIYIVLLAATLPSPIKSSILTSFAKRCLAVGYGGGIALIVQVLFFPIKARDQLNEEIAFVCGCITEMELLYASGLEDESGKESMTDARYKKFTNISQSAKSALARANAYKGLTRQEPRLKGEYTELENVFTQIIFVQRQIVDRMDNVALLRKQYGSGVLEELNNVVHPYRRQVVGGISCLMRAIQEAFLTKTPLPQFLPSARIAHRRLINMVGRALHNRYKSRLDQLKPRPITDKFRDEDNSDIEEELMINSRNERSKAHNTLSPHEYALKERFLSWNASSAATEEVIEYVEELVDLTKILVGINEFKYGFLSRPLYEDWAAEAVTGFDDFVKGAEPKKPVRARMPAGVETLTSEDEASSSESTVSTAEVEQPVAFNSKYTDNNALNLARIASHKAGRNSEGLPEKFKKRTYSIGSYTDSVDHMSGLSKKKTLGDADSSYYDEDDDSDDELPLALKKIMSHQARKQ; this comes from the coding sequence ATGGCTACTTCGAAGAAGACTGCCAAAACTGGCCGCTTGAAAAGGTTGATCAAGCTATGGAAGCATTATTTTCCATGCGATAAAGTTTTAGCGAAGAGAATTGGCAAATCAACAGTCAACTCTACTGTTGCACTTATTTTCTGTTTGATTCCCAAAGTTCGAGACCGTTTAGGTACGGAACCGGCAATGCTTCCGCTGATATCTGTTATGGTTCATCCTGGTAGACGTGTGAGTGGCACAATTCAGGGAGCTATATATTGTATGACGGGTCTCGTATTTGGGCTTGCGTATGCCATCTTTGGGAGATTTTTGGCTCAGAGGTGTCTTGGGCACTCGTGGAAATATCTTTCGGAGTTAGAGCAGTACGCTGTTCATTATAAGAGGTTTGAAGCTGGGTTGGCGATATTAGCTGTTTTTGAGACACTGATGTTGTTCTTCCATGGCTGGATGAGATCGGTATCGCACCACTATTTTGGTATAGTCTTTCCACTTTTTCTGGTTGTTCATTTTGCTTTTATGGCCCCATTGACAGAAGATTCAGGAGTAATTGCAAACTCTTTTAGCACTCCATTCTACTTAGGTATTGCTATgtcaatcttttggaaTTTGGTCTTGTTTCCAGAGTTTGGTAGTACTTTCCTCGGTGATACTACTATCGATACCTTCAACGTGATTCATAAGGCAATAGATGCGTCTATCAGTTTTTTCATCTCGATAGACTGTCTGGACGAAGACAATCCCTACGGGAAACCACCAATATCACTGTCTAAGCTTCTCAAGATGAAGACAGAGATCAGTGACAAAGTTGGAAACTGTTTACTTGTCCTGGATGAATGCATCTATGAAATATCATATTCATACTTGTCTCCAACGCAATTAAAGCCTATAATCGACCTACTAAAGCCACTCAATTTGTATATCAATGGTCTGATCAACGCTTGTCAACTTGATTTCATCCTGCTGGGAAGGCAGCAAAATAGAGAAGGGGATATTATGGATGTACGCACCGACAAAGAGATTGCTTACGCTGACGCTAAAAAATTAATCAAGATCTTAAAAAGACTGAAGGCCCCAGTTTATGGTCTACACAAATCGTTGAGTGAATCCATCTATATCACGAAGATAATATTATCCTATGCCTATGATGTGGATTTCAGCCGtgtaaatttcaatgatatgTTTCCACATTCAGATCTTCCCAAGTTCAACAGTAAAAAAGAGTTTCCAAACGATTACGATGTCGAAGGCCATATTACGGGGTTAACTGAAGCACTTGTCGAATTCGATTTGGCTTTCAGAGAGGAAATGATTAATTTGGAAATCGACCTCTTAAATCCAGATGACGAAATGTTCTTACTTTCCTCTTTTCTAAtgaacttcaaagagtcgGCCAATTCTGTGATAACCATTCTTAATAACGCAAAAGAGATTTATGCCAGTAGAAAGGAAAGAGAAAGCAAGGGTTGGTTACGTGGTAAATCATTTTGGTTTACATTTCTCAGCAATTATCAATCATTCAAGATCTGGTTTAAAGGTAGCCGCTCAAGGGCAAACTTTATTACTGAAAATGAGAGTTTGAAGGGAGCTCTGAATGATGATAACATTGGGGGCCCCAGTGAAATGGTAGTCAGGCGACCTTCTCAAGAGGAGAACCAAATACTCTCACAAACAATGAAACCGCATTCCGGCTCATCTGAAGATAATGAGCTTCCAATCAGTACAAgagattcttcaacttcgaGCAAAAAGGTCCACAAGGAACCTTCATATTACTTAACTAAGCTATTATTATCAATGGACAAGTTTTGCAGGGACTCCAAAGCTCACTTTAGGTTCGGCTTTCAGGTGACGATAGCCTTGATGTTAGCTTCTTTCCCTATGTTCATGCCTAAGACACGCCATTGGTATATCGAGTATCGTGGTACTTGGATTGGTTTCGTGTGCATCTTATGTTTGGAACCCTCTGTTGGTGGGACGTTTTGGGTATTTTTCTTACGTGCTGTCGGTGTCATTGCTGGTGCAGCTTGGGGTTACTTATCTTATGTTGCCGGTGTGCATCAAACTAATCCATATCTTGAGACCATTATCACAATATTTGGTGCCGTACCTGGTTTTATTTTTTACTTGGGAACACCATATGTCAAGGCAGCCATTATACAAATTATCAGTATCTATATCGTGCTGCTAGCTGCGACTTTGCCCTCACCGATCAAGAGTTCAATTTTGACAAGTTTTGCCAAAAGATGCTTAGCTGTAGGATATGGAGGGGGAATTGCTTTGATTGTACAAGTGTTGTTCTTCCCGATCAAAGCTCgtgatcaattgaacgaGGAAATCGCATTCGTCTGTGGTTGTATTACAGAAATGGAGCTTCTCTATGCATCGGGGCTTGAAGATGAATCCGGTAAGGAATCAATGACTGACGCCAGGTACAAAAAATTTACCAACATTTCACAGAGTGCAAAGTCTGCGTTGGCTCGTGCAAACGCTTACAAGGGTCTCACCAGACAGGAGCCCAGACTGAAAGGCGAATATACCGAACTTGAGAATGTTTTCACCCAAATaatatttgttcaaaggCAGATCGTCGATAGGATGGATAATGTTGCCTTGTTAAGAAAGCAATATGGCAGTGGAGTACTTGAGGAGCTGAACAATGTTGTGCACCCCTACAGGCGGCAGGTGGTTGGAGGCATCTCATGTTTAATGAGAGCTATTCAGGAAGCTTTTCTCACAAAGACTCCACTACCACAATTTTTGCCTAGCGCAAGAATTGCGCACAGAAGGCTCATTAATATGGTCGGTAGAGCGCTGCACAACAGATATAAAAGTCGGTTGGACCAGTTAAAGCCCAGGCCTATAACTGATAAATTTCGAGACGAAGACAATAGCGAtattgaggaagaattgatgATTAATTCTCGAAACGAGCGTAGTAAAGCCCATAATACTTTGTCTCCGCACGAGTACGCTTTAAAAGAAAGGTTTCTGAGTTGGAACGCTTCTAGCGCCGCGACTGAAGAAGTCATAGAGTATGTGGAAGAGTTGGTGGACCTAACCAAGATCCTAGTTGGTATCAATGAATTCAAGTACGGGTTCCTTTCTAGGCCGCTATATGAGGATTGGGCCGCTGAAGCTGTCACAGGATTTGACGACTTCGTAAAGGGAGCGGAACCGAAGAAACCAGTAAGGGCACGTATGCCAGCTGGTGTGGAGACCTTAACTTCGGAGGACGAGGCTTCTTCATCGGAGAGCACGGTATCGACTGCTGAAGTAGAGCAGCCAGTGGCTTTCAACAGCAAGTACACAGACAATAATGCCCTCAACCTGGCCCGTATTGCATCGCACAAGGCGGGGCGTAACAGTGAAGGCCTACCGGAGAAATTTAAGAAGAGAACCTATTCCATTGGTTCATACACGGACTCTGTCGATCATATGAGTGGATTGTCCAAGAAAAAAACGCTTGGTGACGCAGATTCAAGTTACTACGACGAGGACGATGATTCCGACGATGAGCTTCCTttggctttgaagaaaataatGAGCCATCAAGCCCGCAAGCAGTAA
- the UFD1 gene encoding polyubiquitin-binding protein UFD1 (similar to Saccharomyces cerevisiae UFD1 (YGR048W); ancestral locus Anc_1.89), whose amino-acid sequence MFSGFTPFGGGYANLPQKFEDFFRCYPVAMMNDRIRKDDANYGGKIFLPTSALNKLTMLNIRYPMLFELTANENGRVTHCGVLEFIAEEGRAYLPQWMLETLGVQPGSLLKIGSTDVPLGQFVKLEPQSVDFLDISDPKAVLENVLRKFSTLTIEDIIEISYNEKTYKIKILEVKPESPSKGICVIETDLVTEFAPPVGYVEPDYQALQQKELEEKQKKKREGKFDLSAHQNGSMARRIDYVAKLKETNAGTTAFSGEGQTLSGKSNKKNGDTDLSKIQITLDGEPARLSLPDGQLFFGFPIVLPKTSEDEEASSAENAFKGKGQSLRKSNKRRGKSDHTSTKSKTPKSPEVIEID is encoded by the coding sequence ATGTTTTCCGGGTTCACTCCATTTGGTGGAGGATATGCTAATCTGCCGCAGAAGTTTGAGGACTTCTTTCGGTGCTATCCTGTGGCTATGATGAATGATAGAATCAGAAAAGATGATGCCAATTATGGTGGTAAGATATTTTTGCCTACTAGTGCTTTAAATAAGCTAACAATGTTGAATATACGGTACCCAATGTTGTTTGAGCTTACAGCGAACGAAAATGGTCGAGTTACGCATTGTGGTGTGCTGGAATTCATCGCAGAAGAGGGTAGAGCTTATTTGCCACAATGGATGTTGGAGACTTTAGGTGTTCAACCAGGATCTTTGCTAAAAATCGGCTCTACCGATGTTCCTTTGGGGCAATTTGTTAAACTGGAGCCGCAATCAGTGGATTTCCTCGACATCAGCGATCCCAAGGCTGTTCTAGAGAACGTACTGCGTAAGTTTTCAACATTGACGATTGAAGACATCATTGAAATATCCTATAATGAGAAGACGTACAAGATAAAGATTTTAGAAGTGAAGCCGGAGTCTCCTTCGAAAGGTATATGTGTCATTGAAACGGACTTGGTAACAGAGTTCGCTCCACCGGTAGGGTATGTTGAGCCAGATTATCAGGCTTTACAACAAAAGGAGTTAGAGGAaaagcaaaagaagaagagggaAGGAAAGTTTGATTTATCGGCACATCAGAATGGTTCTATGGCGAGAAGAATTGATTATGTAGcgaagttgaaagaaactaATGCAGGAACAACTGCTTTCAGTGGTGAGGGGCAAACACTTTCGGGGAAGAGTAATAAGAAAAACGGGGACACAGATCTATCAAAGATTCAGATTACGTTGGATGGTGAGCCAGCGAGGTTATCTCTTCCGGACGGCCAGCTATTTTTTGGATTTCCAATAGTACTACCAAAGACatcagaagatgaggaagccTCATCTGCGGAGAATGCATTCAAAGGGAAGGGACAGTCATTAAGGAAAAGTAATAAAAGAAGAGGTAAGTCCGACCATACTTCTACAAAATCGAAAACGCCGAAAAGTCCAGAAGTAATAGAGATCGATTAA
- the TFC4 gene encoding transcription factor TFIIIC subunit TFC4 (similar to Saccharomyces cerevisiae TFC4 (YGR047C); ancestral locus Anc_1.88) has protein sequence MARGGTDEDYDDDGVDSNGGGSGEEYAYQNMEDYRAMIGNDDDQEAAEKEFGFDEGNYVSEADSLLAEFSDYGGISEDDEQDFMDAIREANNFKVKRKRRDRKAKSSVKASRQRVLDPEVSQLLSEANEAFVRNDLQVAERLYNEVIKKDARNFAAYETLGEIYQLQGRLNDCCNSWFLAAHLNSSDWSFWKIVAILSADLGHIRQAIYCYSRVINMNHEEWECVYRRSLLYKEVGQIGRALEGFQRLHAHNPLDGNILRDLAVLYVEYNRINDAVDIYMKIFEDNVERRNAIIAASESALESSDEEESEDDSTTEETVENEAELEEMKMYPSINWKKIRAKYKCIIFDWSSLNILAELLLKLTSGGSSGIKAIKKCARWIENRENQVFWDDVNDDSEFDSRRFKNSRFDSLKEAEKQKSYDLPIDIRIRLGLLRLLTDNTVEALNHFQFLYDENFADIPDLYFEVALALQKAEKYKEAIDFFSPLLSMAEYRTLELYKPLAKCYKEIEDYTMAEKYYKMIVEIEPEDLDNKLILAEINYHLGNTEIFSQLLLEVVNLRKRQASQSVSTPSSNRGNEGSSENIAKETSAKPLLEDSFFRRSGPKRKRTPQDAERERQEREKRITTKVLDKYNKLSLYRPGMIDGDKTQRYLWIDTASDLVDVFSSVKNFFVKSRSKKFVGIFRRTRKFNKVIDYKIERLSKLSEGDNLLDGLPLMEERVTLTSTTELRGLTYDQWFEVFMELALNLTRYQSVEDGLSVIETAQEVNVFFQDPNRAKMMKFIKLAIVAQAEDENALIENLRGLLNQFQFNRKILQLFMYSLIRGQTSLDILSSTVHQKFFLRQLKAFDSIRYGKEVNGQASITNKMVSNPEKLNSPYLHYIYAVLLYASKGFLSALQYLNRLEQEIPDDPMINLLMGLSHLHRSMQRLTPNRHFQILHGLRYLYRYYDVRSSMYTTIEKQEADYNLGRAFHLLGLVSIAVQYYNKVLNDYQDEKLKKHAAYNCVIIYQESGNTELANHIMERYLSV, from the coding sequence ATGGCTCGTGGTGGGACAGACGAGGAttacgatgatgatggtgTTGATTCGAATGGAGGGGGGTCTGGTGAGGAGTATGCTTACCAGAATATGGAAGACTACAGGGCTATGATCGGCAATGATGATGACCAGGAAGCCGCGGAAAAGGAGTTCGGGTTTGACGAGGGCAACTATGTGAGTGAGGCAGACTCTTTGCTGGCGGAATTTAGTGATTATGGCGGGATCTCGGAGGATGATGAGCAGGATTTTATGGATGCGATTAGGGAAgccaacaatttcaaagtgaaGAGGAAACGAAGGGATAGGAAGGCAAAATCTTCAGTTAAGGCATCTCGGCAGAGAGTTCTGGATCCAGAAGTCTCTCAATTGCTCTCTGAAGCGAACGAAGCGTTTGTGAGGAATGATTTGCAGGTCGCAGAAAGATTATATAACGAGgtgatcaagaaagatgcGCGAAATTTTGCCGCTTATGAAACTCTGGGTGAGATATACCAGTTGCAAGGCCGTTTGAATGATTGTTGTAATTCTTGGTTCTTGGCAGCTCATCTCAATTCCTCTGACTGGTCGTTTTGGAAGATCGTGGCTATTCTATCAGCGGATTTGGGCCATATACGGCAGGCGATTTACTGTTACTCAAGAGTGATCAACATGAATCACGAAGAATGGGAGTGTGTGTACCGCAGGTCTCTGCTTTACAAGGAAGTGGGACAGATTGGGAGAGCATTGGAAGGTTTCCAAAGGCTTCATGCGCACAATCCGCTAGACGGCAATATTTTGCGAGATTTGGCAGTGCTTTATGTCGAGTACAACCGTATTAACGATGCCGTGGACATCTATatgaagatttttgaagataatgtAGAAAGACGGAATGCCATAATCGCTGCTTCTGAAAGTGCTCTTGAGTCttctgatgaggaggaaagtgaagatgacTCAACGACTGAAGAAACTGTGGAGAATGAAGCCGAATTGGAGGAGATGAAGATGTACCCAAGTATCAACTGGAAGAAAATAAGAGCCAAATATAAATGTATCATTTTCGATTGGTCTTCGTTGAACATCCTTGCCGAACTGCTCCTGAAACTGACTTCTGGGGGCAGTTCTGGAATTAAAGCGATCAAGAAGTGCGCTAGGTGGATAGAAAACCGTGAAAACCAGGTTTTTTGGGACGATGTCAATGATGATTCCGAATTTGATAGCAGAAGATTCAAGAATAGTAGGTTTGATTCTTTAAAGGAAGCCGAGAAGCAAAAATCGTACGATCTACCAATTGATATTAGGATACGTTTAGGCTTATTGAGATTGCTCACTGATAATACCGTAGAAGCGCTCAACCACTTCCAATTTTTGTATGACGAAAACTTTGCTGATATCCCTGATCTCTATTTCGAAGTGGCTCTAGCGTTGCAAAAGGCAGAGAAGTACAAAGAAGCTATCGATTTTTTCTCGCCGCTGCTATCGATGGCAGAATACCGTACTTTAGAACTCTACAAGCCGTTGGCGAAATGCTACAAGGAGATTGAAGATTACACTATGGCGGAAAAATACTACAAGATGATTGTCGAAATTGAGCCCGAGGACCTGGATAATAAATTAATACTAGCGGAGATTAACTATCATCTGGGAAACACTGAAATCTTTAGCCAATTGTTATTAGAGGTCGTTAATCTGAGAAAGCGTCAAGCAAGTCAAAGTGTGTCAACACCATCCTCAAATAGAGGCAATGAAGGGTCATCGGAAAATATTGCTAAAGAAACTTCCGCAAAGCCTCTGCTGGAGGACAGTTTCTTTAGACGATCGGGTCcaaagagaaaaagaaCTCCCCAGGATGCAGAGAGAGAACGGCAAGAACGTGAGAAGAGAATCACCACAAAAGTATTAGACAAATACAACAAACTGTCGTTGTACAGACCTGGGATGATAGATGGAGATAAAACTCAAAGATACCTATGGATTGATACTGCTTCTGACCTAGTTGATGTGTTTTCAAGTGTTAAAAACTTTTTCGTTAAGAGCAGATCGAAGAAGTTCGTTGGGATTTTtagaagaacaagaaagttTAATAAAGTCATCGATTACAAGATCGAGAGGCTATCCAAATTATCAGAGGGTGATAACCTTCTAGATGGGTTACCTTTGATGGAAGAAAGAGTGACTCTTACTTCAACAACTGAACTCAGAGGTCTAACATACGACCAATGGTTTGAAGTCTTTATGGAGCTCGCACTTAACCTTACCCGTTATCAAAGTGTGGAAGATGGATTGAGCGTTATTGAAACGGCTCAAGAGGTAAACGTTTTTTTCCAGGATCCAAACAGAGccaagatgatgaagttcatcaaattaGCGATTGTTGCTCAAGCGGAAGATGAGAACGCGCTGATTGAGAATTTGAGAGGCCTGCtgaatcaatttcaattcaacCGTAAGATCCTGCAGCTTTTCATGTATTCGCTAATACGTGGACAAACTTCACTTGACATATTGAGCTCCACAGTTCATCAGAAGTTCTTTTTGAGACAGCTGAAAGCATTCGATAGCATTCGATATGGCAAGGAAGTTAATGGTCAAGCTTCTATCACCAACAAAATGGTTTCGAATCCAGAGAAATTAAACTCCCCATACCTGCACTACATTTACGCCGTGCTGTTATACGCAAGTAAAGGTTTCCTCTCTGCACTGCAATACTTGAATAGGCTGGAACAGGAGATTCCGGATGATCCTATGATAAATTTATTGATGGGCctttctcatcttcatagATCGATGCAAAGGCTGACACCAAACAGACACTTCCAAATTTTGCATGGGCTACGGTATTTATATCGCTACTACGACGTAAGGTCATCCATGTACACAACCATTGAGAAGCAGGAAGCAGACTACAATTTAGGTCGGGCATTCCACTTACTGGGGCTCGTTTCAATCGCAGTGCAGTACTATAACAAGGTTTTAAATGATTACCAAGAtgaaaagctcaagaaACATGCAGCATACAACTGTGTGATAATCTATCAAGAGAGTGGAAATACTGAGCTCGCGAACCACATAATGGAAAGATATTTAAGCGTCTAA
- the IST1 gene encoding Ist1p (similar to Saccharomyces cerevisiae IST1 (YNL265C); ancestral locus Anc_1.87) — protein MAQQIPFSVKLKTCLKMCIQRLRFAQEKQQALAKQDRREVAKLLADGKEQKAHYRVESLISDDIHIELLELLELYCELLHARVSILNNIQNEEALITEHMNDGINEAVRSIVFATLHCPEVKELTQMRDLMTLKFGTEFLTVIIEDQVGVPEKVLKKCSPELPSQELVTLYLKEIARTYSVRFSELEDEEEAEEETSEEVEESGDIYDDKKESKKPIVAVDNDEKFTEDGEHPISVRKPRKNSETVDNDLKIPKAIRKDVKVMHKKVEEDDLDELKKRFAALRR, from the exons ATGGCTCAACAGATACCCTTCAGC GTCAAACTCAAAACATGTCTCAAGATGTGCATACAAAGGCTCAGGTTTGCTCAAGAGAAACAGCAGGCTCTGGCGAAGCAAGACCGTAGAGAAGTTGCCAAGCTATTAGCTGATGGGAAAGAACAAAAGGCTCATTATAGAGTGGAAAGTCTCATCAGTGACGATATACATATAGAATTGCTCGAACTACTAGAGCTATACTGTGAACTCTTACATGCAAGAGTGAGCATTCTCAACAACATTCAAAACGAGGAAGCCTTAATCACCGAGCATATGAATGATGGAATCAACGAGGCCGTTAGATCGATTGTTTTTGCGACACTTCATTGCCCCGAAGTTAAAGAGTTGACCCAGATGAGAGATCTAATGACGCTCAAATTTGGCACGGAGTTTCTAACCGTTATCATTGAGGATCAAGTTGGTGTACCAGAGAAGGTTCTCAAAAAGTGTTCGCCAGAGCTACCAAGCCAGGAATTAGTTACGTTGTATTTGAAGGAGATTGCACGTACATATTCTGTCAGATTCAGTGAACTTgaggacgaagaggaagccGAGGAGGAAACCAGtgaagaggttgaagagTCAGGCGATATCTATGATGACAAGAAGGAAAGTAAAAAACCGATAGTGGCAGtcgataatgatgagaagTTCACTGAGGATGGTGAGCACCCAATCTCAGTAAGAAAACCGAGAAAGAACAGTGAAACTGTAGACAACGACCTGAAGATACCCAAAGCTATTCGCAAAGATGTTAAAGTGATGCACAagaaagtggaagaagacgatctagatgaattgaaaaaaagaTTTGCAGCATTACGCCGCTAA